The Novosphingobium terrae genome segment CGCCTTGCGGATCGAAGAGGAGGCGTGAGGATCCGACCTCACCCACCTGATACCCCATCAAGGTGACCGGAGTTCCCTTGGCCATATCACCCGCGTCGCCATGAAGAATGAGGGCATAGGGCATTTCGGGCCCCGGATCGCCTTGCTGGGCCGTGCCCTGATCGTCGAACAGCGTGAGCATGGTTCCCGCGGCAAGCGGCGGATTGTCACGGTCTTCGTCGGGCAGGTCAAACTGGATCGCGCCCTGAAGCAGGCTGGCTGGGGCCAGCTCCGTCGACAGGCCGCCACCGCCCAGCTTCACTTTTAACGGGCTGGCTGTCCAGAACTCGGAGCCCTCGCGGATCAGGCGGTCGAACGGCGCGTGGATCCAGATGGCGATGCGGAACCGGTCCGTGCCGTCCATCGTTGTGTCGGTGACTTTGCCGATCTCCAGCCCGCGATACCGGATCGAGGCGCCGCGCACGAGTGTGCCCAGCATGCGTGACATCAGCACAAAATTCTTTCCCCTCGCACCAAAGGGAATAACGGGCGCCTGATCGAGACCGGTGAAGTGGCGCGCCGGTCTGCCCGCGCTGCCCGGTTCCATCCCGATGGCAACGCCGGCTATGGCGGCCTTGACCGATTGCAGATCGGCGATATTCGGGTTCGCGCCGATCATCCAGAAACGAGCCTGATCGGTCAGGGCGGGTTTGACACGGTGATCGAGATGAAGCGTCAGTTCGACATGGCGATTGTCAGGCGCGATGCGGACCGCTGATACCCTCCCAACCTCGACACCATTGTCCAGCACCTTGGTGTCCCCGGGGCTAACCCCGTTGGCGCTTGCAAAGATAACCGTAACGTCGGTGCCCCGATTGGCCAAAGCGCTCAACCCAAGATAGGCAACCACCAGAAGCGCGGCGACAGGCACCGCCCAGACCAGGCCCGGCCAGCGCCTTCTGATGACACGGGCAGTCGGTATGGCGGGGGTGTCCTGGTCGTCGCTCAAGTCTTGGTCTCCGGGGTGTGGCGGGCGGCATCCCACATCAGGCGTGGGTCGAAACATTTGGCTCCGATGATCGTGAGGACAACCACCAGCGTGAAGGGCAAGGCAGCAGGCCCCGCACGCCCGTAGATCAACGCGTTATAGCCCATGACCGGAGCGAAGCAGCCGATCACGAAAGGATCGACCATCGACCAACGGCCGATTTCGTCCACGATGCGATAGACCCGGGTCTTGGCGACCAGTCGCTTGTTCGAGCGGCGCAGGACCGAGGCGACGCACCAGCTCAATCCTGCCAGCTTCAGCGCGGGGATCAGGAAACTGGCAATGAAGACGATGGCGGCGAGTGCCCACAGTTTGGCGTCAACCAGATCGATCACGCCCTGAAACACCGTATATTGCATGGGTTTGCCACCAATTGGCAGCGTGGCGAGAGGGTAGAGGTTGGCCGGAATGTAGAGCAGGAGACCGGCCAGGGTCAGAGCAACCGTGCGGCTGATGCTTTCCGCGAGGCGGCGCGTGACCCATGATCCGCAACGCGGGCAATGTTGC includes the following:
- a CDS encoding PqiB family protein, with product MSDDQDTPAIPTARVIRRRWPGLVWAVPVAALLVVAYLGLSALANRGTDVTVIFASANGVSPGDTKVLDNGVEVGRVSAVRIAPDNRHVELTLHLDHRVKPALTDQARFWMIGANPNIADLQSVKAAIAGVAIGMEPGSAGRPARHFTGLDQAPVIPFGARGKNFVLMSRMLGTLVRGASIRYRGLEIGKVTDTTMDGTDRFRIAIWIHAPFDRLIREGSEFWTASPLKVKLGGGGLSTELAPASLLQGAIQFDLPDEDRDNPPLAAGTMLTLFDDQGTAQQGDPGPEMPYALILHGDAGDMAKGTPVTLMGYQVGEVGSSRLLFDPQGGPFTLATIQLYAHKFGITPPANAHPQDWRSAMDAAVSRLLHLGYRAKLTQTPPLVGAHGIAIVRDPRSGAGTLDFGHWPYPAVPVSDQNGSTTDDIMTKVDQIVTKINRMPLDQIGHNVQALTANVRDITTQVKPKVGPLMDKLNATASGLDAAAAAARTTFTGEGANQGEGLPETIRQLNEMSRSIRSLTDYLGRHPEALIRGKSKDGHRNRETAK